The following proteins are encoded in a genomic region of Thermus sp. LT1-2-5:
- a CDS encoding protease complex subunit PrcB family protein, with the protein MRKSLLLLLVLPLLAACEVLQGSGYRVAEAQLLFPEATERWTYFYGEPRDVRLGEKVLRLEKAPGESLLGVPGALWVGGNPFLREVGPALRPLAEAVRGIGGSLVEVRAQAALRATWLYDGVGWVRLTGSLREGERRSLVQPTTYLTPDLYAFTGAETQVLLREVLARRGGRQVVVFELQEPVLKPLNLDPAPDGYRVGALLVQYGLRLEAVSPPAPLYRILDRGTQAAYQEVEPKAFLANNPTRFAEVWSLVVANRIPRPPAPNADFRTRSVAAFFWGLKPTGGYGLEVAGVTYAGDTARVVLNLISPRPGAIVTQALTSPYVLLELQRVRRVVFADPSGQILAEARE; encoded by the coding sequence ATGAGGAAAAGCCTTTTGCTCCTCCTCGTCCTGCCCCTCCTCGCCGCCTGCGAGGTGCTTCAGGGCTCGGGCTACCGGGTGGCCGAGGCCCAGCTCCTCTTCCCCGAGGCCACGGAGCGCTGGACCTACTTTTACGGGGAGCCCAGGGACGTGCGCCTGGGGGAAAAGGTCCTCCGCCTGGAAAAGGCGCCGGGAGAAAGCCTGTTGGGGGTACCAGGGGCGCTTTGGGTGGGGGGGAACCCCTTCTTGCGGGAGGTGGGCCCGGCCTTGAGGCCCCTGGCGGAGGCGGTGCGGGGCATAGGGGGAAGCCTCGTGGAGGTGCGGGCCCAAGCCGCCCTGCGGGCCACCTGGCTCTACGATGGGGTGGGCTGGGTGCGCCTCACGGGAAGCCTAAGGGAAGGGGAACGGCGAAGCCTGGTCCAGCCCACGACCTACCTCACCCCGGACCTTTACGCCTTTACCGGGGCGGAAACCCAGGTCCTCCTGCGGGAGGTGTTGGCCCGCCGGGGCGGGCGGCAGGTGGTGGTCTTCGAGCTTCAGGAGCCCGTCCTCAAGCCCCTCAACCTGGACCCGGCCCCCGATGGCTACCGGGTGGGTGCGCTTTTGGTCCAGTACGGGCTTAGGCTGGAGGCGGTGAGCCCCCCCGCCCCCCTCTACCGGATCCTGGACCGGGGCACTCAGGCCGCCTACCAGGAGGTGGAGCCCAAGGCCTTCCTGGCCAACAACCCCACCCGCTTCGCCGAGGTCTGGAGCCTGGTGGTGGCAAACCGCATCCCCCGCCCCCCCGCCCCCAACGCGGATTTCCGCACCCGGAGCGTGGCCGCCTTTTTCTGGGGTCTAAAGCCCACCGGGGGGTATGGCCTCGAGGTGGCCGGGGTCACCTACGCCGGGGATACCGCCCGGGTGGTCCTGAACCTTATCTCCCCCAGGCCCGGGGCCATCGTCACCCAGGCCCTCACCAGCCCTTACGTCCTCCTGGAGCTCCAGCGGGTACGGCGGGTGGTCTTCGCCGACCCCTCGGGGCAGATCCTGGCGGAGGCTAGGGAATGA
- a CDS encoding Mur ligase family protein encodes MDYPEALDWLYGRRRQGERGTARVKALLERLGHPERDFAAVHVLGTNGKGSVVAYLEAAFRAQGLAYGAYTSPHLWDFRERIRTHLGLIPEAEVVRFVAWAQGERFLEPPGFFDLATALAFHHFREKGVALAAVEAGVGGEKDATHALARVALTVLTNVGEDHLEALGGSLEAVAREKAGAFREGVPVVTGARGVGLEVAREVAQAKGAPLYVLDLEDPLFALPTPPALKGAFQEENARLAAAALRLLGFPEEAIAQGLREARNPGRLERFLVEGVEVYLDGAHNPPAAQALAREFSAYHLLFGAFPRKDVKGVLAHLLPKARTVRYARAGEGALGPELGAPFFEDPWEALGHGVEAAKEDGLPLLCTGSLYLVGALRGRLIP; translated from the coding sequence ATGGACTACCCAGAGGCCCTGGACTGGCTTTACGGAAGGAGGCGCCAAGGGGAGCGGGGAACCGCTAGGGTTAAGGCCCTCCTGGAGCGCCTGGGCCACCCGGAAAGGGACTTCGCCGCGGTGCACGTCCTGGGCACCAACGGTAAGGGGAGCGTGGTGGCCTACCTCGAGGCCGCCTTCCGGGCCCAGGGTCTGGCCTACGGCGCCTACACCAGCCCCCACCTTTGGGACTTCCGGGAAAGGATCCGCACCCACCTGGGCCTTATCCCTGAGGCGGAGGTGGTGCGCTTCGTGGCCTGGGCCCAGGGGGAGCGCTTCCTCGAGCCCCCCGGGTTTTTTGACCTGGCCACCGCCTTGGCCTTCCACCACTTCCGGGAAAAGGGGGTGGCCCTGGCGGCGGTGGAGGCGGGGGTAGGGGGGGAGAAGGACGCCACCCACGCCCTGGCCCGGGTGGCCCTCACCGTGCTCACCAACGTGGGGGAGGACCACCTGGAGGCCTTGGGAGGAAGCCTGGAGGCGGTGGCCCGGGAAAAGGCGGGGGCCTTCCGGGAAGGGGTGCCCGTGGTCACGGGGGCCAGGGGGGTGGGGTTGGAGGTGGCCCGGGAGGTGGCGCAGGCTAAGGGAGCCCCGCTTTACGTCCTGGACCTCGAGGACCCCCTCTTCGCCCTTCCCACTCCCCCGGCCCTTAAGGGCGCCTTCCAGGAGGAAAACGCCCGGCTCGCCGCCGCCGCCTTAAGGCTTCTGGGCTTTCCCGAGGAGGCCATCGCCCAGGGGCTTCGGGAGGCCCGGAACCCGGGGCGGCTGGAGCGCTTCCTGGTGGAAGGGGTAGAGGTCTACCTGGACGGGGCCCACAACCCCCCTGCGGCCCAGGCCCTGGCCCGGGAGTTTTCCGCCTACCACCTCCTCTTCGGGGCCTTTCCCCGCAAGGACGTAAAAGGGGTCTTGGCCCACCTCCTGCCCAAAGCCCGCACGGTGCGCTACGCCCGGGCGGGGGAGGGGGCCTTGGGGCCGGAGCTGGGGGCGCCCTTCTTCGAGGACCCTTGGGAGGCGCTTGGGCACGGGGTGGAGGCGGCTAAGGAAGACGGCCTACCCCTCCTCTGCACGGGCTCGCTCTACCTGGTGGGGGCGTTGCGGGGGCGGCTCATTCCCTAG
- a CDS encoding ABC transporter ATP-binding protein, protein MTQEDAYTKAFDRVLFARILTYVRPYRLQVALALLFLLLTTLTAALTPLFFKWAIDGALLPKEAKPLSERFALLLWVSLGFLLVRGVNFAATYGQTYLIQWVGQRVLFDLRSALFAKLMRLHPGFYDRNPVGRLMTRITSDVDAINQFITGGLVGVIADFFTLFGLLGFMLVLSPKLTLVVLLVVPILLWVTLWVRNGMRFAYREMRLRLARVNAALQENLSGVETIQLFVKEKEREEKFDRLSRDLLQAWVEIVRWFALFFPVVGFLGDLAVAGLLYVGGGEVVRGAASLGLLVAFVDYTRQLFQPLQDLSDKFNLFQGAMASAERIFGVLDTEEELKDPENPKPIRRFRGEVAFRDVWFAYTPKGVEPQEEDWVLRGVSFRIRPGEKVALVGATGAGKTSVVSLIARFYDPQRGQVLLDGEDVRCYRQEELRRHIGIVLQDPFLFSGTILDNLRLFQEEVPEERVVEVAKFLGVHEAILRLPQGYRTQVGERGAGLSTGEKQLLALVRALLASPDILLILDEATANVDSETEKRLQEALYRAMEGRTSILIAHRLSTIRKVDRILVFRKGRLVEEGTHEALLARGGYYATLYRLQYAQG, encoded by the coding sequence ATGACCCAGGAGGACGCCTACACCAAGGCCTTTGACCGGGTTCTTTTCGCCCGCATCCTGACTTACGTTCGCCCCTATCGCCTGCAGGTGGCCTTGGCCCTCCTTTTCCTCCTCCTCACCACCCTCACCGCCGCCCTCACCCCCCTCTTCTTCAAGTGGGCCATTGACGGGGCCCTCCTTCCCAAGGAGGCCAAGCCCCTTTCCGAGCGCTTTGCCCTTCTCCTTTGGGTGAGCCTGGGCTTTTTGCTGGTGCGGGGGGTGAACTTCGCCGCCACCTATGGGCAGACCTACCTCATCCAGTGGGTGGGGCAAAGGGTGCTCTTTGACCTCCGAAGCGCCCTTTTCGCCAAGCTCATGCGCCTCCACCCGGGCTTTTACGACCGAAACCCCGTGGGCCGGCTCATGACCCGCATCACCTCGGACGTGGACGCCATCAACCAGTTCATCACCGGGGGGCTGGTGGGGGTGATCGCCGACTTCTTCACCCTCTTTGGCCTTCTCGGCTTCATGCTCGTCCTGAGCCCCAAGCTCACCCTGGTGGTCCTTCTGGTGGTGCCCATCCTCCTTTGGGTGACGCTTTGGGTTAGGAACGGCATGCGCTTCGCTTACCGGGAGATGCGCCTGCGCCTGGCCCGGGTGAACGCCGCCTTGCAGGAAAACCTCTCCGGGGTGGAAACCATCCAGCTCTTCGTGAAGGAGAAGGAGCGGGAGGAGAAGTTCGACCGCCTAAGCCGCGACCTCCTCCAGGCCTGGGTGGAGATCGTGCGCTGGTTCGCCCTCTTCTTCCCCGTGGTGGGCTTCCTGGGGGATTTGGCGGTGGCGGGCCTCCTCTACGTGGGCGGGGGGGAGGTGGTGCGGGGAGCGGCCTCCTTGGGCCTTCTGGTGGCCTTCGTGGACTACACCCGGCAGCTCTTCCAACCCCTGCAGGACCTTTCCGACAAGTTCAACCTCTTCCAGGGGGCCATGGCCAGCGCCGAGCGCATCTTCGGGGTCTTGGACACGGAGGAAGAGCTGAAGGACCCGGAAAACCCCAAGCCCATCCGCCGTTTCCGGGGCGAGGTGGCCTTCCGGGACGTCTGGTTCGCCTACACCCCCAAGGGGGTGGAGCCTCAGGAGGAGGACTGGGTCTTGAGGGGGGTTTCCTTCCGCATCCGCCCGGGGGAGAAGGTGGCCTTGGTGGGGGCCACGGGGGCGGGGAAGACCAGCGTGGTGAGCCTCATCGCCCGCTTCTACGACCCGCAAAGGGGGCAGGTCCTCTTGGATGGGGAGGACGTGCGTTGCTACCGCCAGGAGGAGCTCAGGCGGCATATCGGCATCGTCCTGCAAGACCCCTTCCTCTTCTCCGGCACCATTTTAGACAACCTCCGGCTCTTCCAGGAGGAGGTTCCGGAGGAAAGGGTGGTGGAGGTGGCCAAGTTCCTGGGCGTGCACGAGGCGATCCTGCGCCTGCCCCAGGGCTACCGCACCCAGGTGGGGGAAAGGGGGGCGGGGCTTTCCACGGGGGAGAAGCAGCTTCTGGCCCTGGTGCGGGCCCTCCTGGCCAGCCCTGACATCCTCCTCATCCTGGACGAGGCCACGGCCAATGTGGACTCGGAAACGGAAAAGCGCTTGCAGGAGGCTCTCTATAGGGCCATGGAGGGGAGGACCTCCATCCTCATCGCCCATCGGCTCTCCACCATCCGCAAGGTGGACCGCATCCTGGTTTTCCGCAAGGGTCGGCTGGTGGAGGAGGGGACCCACGAGGCCCTTCTCGCCCGAGGGGGCTACTACGCCACCCTCTACCGCCTTCAGTACGCGCAAGGGTGA